GGGACTGTAGCCCTCAGCCGGAAAATAAATTCCGTCGCGCATCGCGAAGCCCGCGATCGCCGGAGTATGAGTCGCAATCATCTCTAATCCTGTTGTAAAGCGATTTGTGCAAGGCAAATGATGGGAAAAGCACCCGTTCTTCTCAAAAAGGAGACTGTAGCGAAAACGGGAAATTTTCTGATGGAGGCCTCTGCTGCTTCTGGAAAACAGACTGGACTTCCAGTGTCGAAAAGGATGAATCAGGGCTGAGATGGCTTCAATCGCTAGCCTAATCAATAGGCAGCTACCAAATGCTTGAATAACCCATCTCTGGGCAATAAAGCGAAAGCAAGAATAAAACTATCCTCCGCAATTTCCCGGAGTTCGTCCAGAGAATTCTAGAAGCTTTTAAAAAGCTTTATTTATTTATCAGGAATATGGCGGAATTTTTACACGCTCAAGTTAGGGTTTGCTGACTCAAAGGAACGGCTAGGCGTGAGCGATCGCCTCTAAAGAAGACAGCCGTCGAGAAAGCCGCCAATCGGCCACGGGGGACGGGGCGATCGCCCCTGCTGTGCCTAAACTAAACCTTGAACAAATCTAATAAGTACAAACGCTTAGAACAAATCTAATAAGTACAAACGCTTAGGCAGCTAAGAAGAATCCCGCAAGTTCTAAGTTCATCCTCACTGAGCAGTAAGCTCTAAATAATTTGCGATCGCTGTCCTGCGCTGCGTTTCCCATGACCGTTTCTCGAACGATTTGTTTAGGATTTCTGGCAGTGATTACCCTGGGATCACTGCTGCTGATGATGCCCTTCTCCGTGACGAGCGGCACTTGGGGCGATCCGATTACGGCTCTGTTTACGACCACCTCGGCGGTCTGTGTGACCGGCCTCGCGGTGGTGGACACGGGCACCTACTTCTCGACCCTGGGCCAGGGCATCTTGCTGCTGCTGATCCAGGTGGGCGGCCTCGGCTACATGACCGCCACGACCTTTTTGCTGCTGCTGCTGGGCCGCCGCTTTGGCCTGCGCGATCGCCTCGCGCTACAGCAGTCCCTGGACATGCCCGGCATGAAGGGCGTCGTGCAGCTCGTGCGCTCCATTATTGCTACGACGCTGATTTTTGAGCTCACCGGCATTTTCATCATGCTGCCTGCTTTTTCAGCAGATTACGGCCTCGATCGCGGCCTGTGGCTGGCGATCTTTCACAGCATTAGCGCCTTTAACAATGCGGGTTTTAGCCTCTTTCCGGATAACCTCGTGGGCTATGTCTCGTCGCCGCTGGTCAATATCGCGGTCACGGGCCTGGTGATCTGGGGCGGGATCGGCTACCAGGTGATCATGGAGCTGTTTCTCTGGCTGCGCGATCGCCTCTTGCGGCGGCCCGAGTGCGTGGTGTTTTCCCTCAACTTCAAGATCGTCACGAGCACCACGCTGGTCCTGCTGATCGGCGGTACGGTGCTGGTTTTCTGCGTCGAGTTTGATAACCCCGCCACGCTGGGCGCTCTGGACTGGAACGGCAAGCTCTGGGCCGCCTGGTTCCACTCGGTGATTACCCGAACTGCGGGCTTCAACTCCATCAGCGTTGGCCAGATGGAGACGGCGTCTCTCTTTGCCTCCATTGCCTTCATGTTTGTGGGGGCAGGCCCCGGCAGTACCGGCGGCGGCATCAAAACCACGACCCTGCGCATTCTCTACGTCTGTACCAAGGCGGTCCTCCAGGGCAAAGAGTACGTCCACTGCTACCAGCGCCAGATTCCGCTGTCGCTGATTTTGAAGGCGGTGGGCGTGGTGGTGGGCTCCATGGCGACGGTGGTGGGCTCGACGATTTTGATTTCGCTGTTTGATCCC
This genomic stretch from Geitlerinema sp. PCC 7407 harbors:
- a CDS encoding TrkH family potassium uptake protein, whose product is MTVSRTICLGFLAVITLGSLLLMMPFSVTSGTWGDPITALFTTTSAVCVTGLAVVDTGTYFSTLGQGILLLLIQVGGLGYMTATTFLLLLLGRRFGLRDRLALQQSLDMPGMKGVVQLVRSIIATTLIFELTGIFIMLPAFSADYGLDRGLWLAIFHSISAFNNAGFSLFPDNLVGYVSSPLVNIAVTGLVIWGGIGYQVIMELFLWLRDRLLRRPECVVFSLNFKIVTSTTLVLLIGGTVLVFCVEFDNPATLGALDWNGKLWAAWFHSVITRTAGFNSISVGQMETASLFASIAFMFVGAGPGSTGGGIKTTTLRILYVCTKAVLQGKEYVHCYQRQIPLSLILKAVGVVVGSMATVVGSTILISLFDPDLQFIEILFEAVSAFGTVGLSMGITADTSVLTKLVLIMTMYVGRVGVLLLMSALLGDPKPSVVRYPEEELLVG